Below is a genomic region from Chloroflexota bacterium.
CATGGATTGTGTGGTGCGAACAGCGTCGTGGAGCCGTTCCTCTTATTGTCGGGGGTATGGCGTTCTAACTGTCCCGAACGCAATGGCAACAACGGCTGTGTCCGACTCGGCCTCTGAATCTGACTCTTCTAATCAACCTCTAACACCAGGACCTGCTCCGGTGGATTAAGGTGAAGCCCTACAATACCCACCACCTTCTCCTTCAACTGGGGGTCCTGACTGAATTTGAAAGTCTCTGTACGATGGGGCTTTAGGTCGTACGCCTGCCACATACGATGGAGTGTGGAGTGGCTTACCCACGCCTGCTCTGCCAGTCTGCGAGCACTCCAATGGGTCATGCCCTCAGGTGGCATCAAGGTGGTAGTCACAATCTCGGCTGTCTATCCCGACCAATCCTACGAGGACGGCCAAGTTTGGGCTGATCCTGGGGCCCCTCTATGTCGTATTCAGCATATCGCTTCTGCCAAAGACAGATTAGTCTATGCCGCGTGCTTGGGCTCCCCTTCCATTCGTGCAGTGTTTCCCTGTCTTCTGAGGATACTCGCCTGCCCCCTAATGTATCAGCCCGTCCCAGCTAGTGATGACCGGTGCAAGGACCAGCGCTATGACTGCCATGAGCTTGATCATGATGTTCAGGGAAGGCCCCGAGGTATCTTTCATCGGGTCACCAACAGTATCACCCACCACCGCCGCCTTATGAGGATCAGAGCCCTTGCCTCCGAACTTACCCATCTCGATATACTTCTTGGCATTGTCCCAGGAGCCGCCAGCGTTGGCCAGGGTAACGGCCAGCAGGAAGCCGCTGGCCGTGGCACCTGCCAGGAAACCGACCAGGGCGAACTTACCCAGGATATAGCCTACAAGCACAGGCGCTGCTATAGCCATCAGGGCTGGGAGGATCATTTGCCTCAGTGCTGCCTTGGTACAGATATCAACGCACCGGCCGTATTCTGGGCGGGCTGTACCTTCCATCAGCCCTATGATCTCCCTGAACTGGCGGCGGACCTCCTCGACAATGAGGACGCTGGTTTTACGAACCGAGGTGAGGGTAAGGGCGCAGAAAATGGCCGGCAGCATAACGCCGAGTAACAAAGCGCCCATCATGGGGCCATTCAGGAGGCTCATCTCCTTCACGAAGTTGGGATCAAAGATGACCTTACCTGTTACTTCATTGACGGTGACAATCTTCACTGCTACTGTGTAGGAGAGAAGCAGGGCCAGAGCAGTCAACGCCGCTGAACCAACAGCAAATCCCTTTCCGGTAGCGGCTGTGGTATTTCCCAGGGAATCGAGGGCGTCCGTTCTTTCCCTGATCTCATGGGGCAGGTGTGACATCTCCACGATCCCGCCCGAGTTGTCAGCCACAGGGCCGTAAGCATCGGTAGCCAGGGTGATTCCCAGAGTAGACAGCATGCCTATGCCAGCAATAGCTACTCCGTAGAAGCTGGAGAAATGATAGGCAATCAGGAGGGCCGCCACGACGAAGATAAAGGGAGGGCAAACGCTCAACAGACCATTGGCGAAACCGCTAACTATGTTTGGCCCCGTTCCCGAGGTGGAAGACTGGGAGATGGACTTTGTCGGTCCATAGGCGTAGGAGGTGAAGTAGTTGGTGCTTTCACCGATGAGGACACCAGCAACCAGACCGGCAAGAACAGCCCAGTAGGGGTTCAGGCTCTCGGCCAGGAAGTGGATCACCAGAAAGGCGAAAACAGCAGTAAGGATGGAGGCAGCAAAGGTGCCACGGCGGAGGGCGGCTAGCAGTGCTTCCATCTTTGGTATCTCCCCCACCCTGACCAGCAAAGCTCCCATAATTGAGGCAACAATTCCGCCAGCGGCCACCATCATGGGCAGGAGCCAGGCTGTGGCGTTATCCTGGACCAGCCAGGGCACGGCTACCGCGTACAGCACCATGGTAGCTATGATCGACTCCGCATAGGATTCAAAAAGGTCGGCTCCCATCCCTGCTACATCTCCCACGTTATCACCGACGAAATCGGCAATCACGGCTGCATTTCGCGGGTCATCTTCAGGGATATTCTTTTCCACTTTGCCTACCAGGTCGGCTCCGGTATCGGCCGCCTTGGTATAGATGCCGCCGCCAACCCTGGCGAAGAGGGCCACGGCTGAAGCGCCGAATCCATAGGCAGGGATGATTTCAGCAAAGTCCTTAGGGTCAAGGGTGTGAAAGGCGTAGTACAGTATGGTCAGGCCGATGATACCGACGCCGACCACAGTCATCCCCATCACGGCGCCGGCCCTGAAGGAAACCCTCAAGCCCTGGTTGAGGCTCTTCTCAGCGGCGGCGGCTGTTCTGGCATTCGACCTGATAGCCATGTTCATGCCGGCATAGCCAGCTCCCATGGAGCAGATAGCACCGAAGAGGAAGGCCATCGCCACCCGCCATCCCAGGTCAGGGATGACAGCCAGGATAACAGTGATCGCCACTACAAAAAATGCCAGTATTTGGTACTCCCGGCGCAGGAAGGCTAGAGCGCCTTCTTTGATAGCCAGGGATATATCCTTCATGCGCTGCGTTCCCTCACCCTGCTTCAGGACGTAGAGCACGGCGAACAGGGCAAAGGCCAGTCCCAGGACCCCGGCTATGGCCGCTATAAACATGTAATCCATCAAGTACCCTCCTCAGATTGCAGAAAAG
It encodes:
- a CDS encoding sodium-translocating pyrophosphatase — protein: MDYMFIAAIAGVLGLAFALFAVLYVLKQGEGTQRMKDISLAIKEGALAFLRREYQILAFFVVAITVILAVIPDLGWRVAMAFLFGAICSMGAGYAGMNMAIRSNARTAAAAEKSLNQGLRVSFRAGAVMGMTVVGVGIIGLTILYYAFHTLDPKDFAEIIPAYGFGASAVALFARVGGGIYTKAADTGADLVGKVEKNIPEDDPRNAAVIADFVGDNVGDVAGMGADLFESYAESIIATMVLYAVAVPWLVQDNATAWLLPMMVAAGGIVASIMGALLVRVGEIPKMEALLAALRRGTFAASILTAVFAFLVIHFLAESLNPYWAVLAGLVAGVLIGESTNYFTSYAYGPTKSISQSSTSGTGPNIVSGFANGLLSVCPPFIFVVAALLIAYHFSSFYGVAIAGIGMLSTLGITLATDAYGPVADNSGGIVEMSHLPHEIRERTDALDSLGNTTAATGKGFAVGSAALTALALLLSYTVAVKIVTVNEVTGKVIFDPNFVKEMSLLNGPMMGALLLGVMLPAIFCALTLTSVRKTSVLIVEEVRRQFREIIGLMEGTARPEYGRCVDICTKAALRQMILPALMAIAAPVLVGYILGKFALVGFLAGATASGFLLAVTLANAGGSWDNAKKYIEMGKFGGKGSDPHKAAVVGDTVGDPMKDTSGPSLNIMIKLMAVIALVLAPVITSWDGLIH